One Ostrea edulis chromosome 2, xbOstEdul1.1, whole genome shotgun sequence genomic region harbors:
- the LOC125680030 gene encoding uncharacterized protein LOC125680030 codes for MKEVLWLLTWILGQDFLLEYVHFIDYKTRTLRTEKTDVQCWIANDKDSTEVKVKRTVSIPAFHGVWVPVSLTDFDNPALADTGFFEQLHTFNEDIEIVDGLIDARSDQILVSILNHSEHPVKLQAKTTVGLCRSAHHVNQRKIQHSVASYDDTREDPTYEKTLPDHLLDLFQRSSKHLNDEQKQKLFDLLIVYKDVFSISSDDLGCTRIIKHKIETGNEKPVRQPLRRQPITKRTVEREEVKKMLEKGVIEPSTSAWASNLVLVTKPNGTTRACVDYRTLNTKTTRYAYALPRITNV; via the coding sequence ATGAAGGAAGTCTTATGGTTGTTGACATGGATATTGGGGCAAGACTTCCTCCTTGAGTATGTTCACTTCATTGACTACAAAACAAGAACATTAAGAACTGAGAAAACAGATGTTCAGTGTTGGATTGCTAATGATAAAGACTCAACAGAAGTTAAAGTGAAAAGAACAGTTTCCATACCAGCCTTTCATGGAGTGTGGGTTCCTGTGTCCTTGACTGACTTTGATAACCCTGCCCTTGCTGATACAGGTTTCTTTGAACAGCTCCACACATTTAACGAGGACATCGAAATTGTTGATGGGTTGATTGATGCTAGGTCAGACCAAATATTAGTCAGTATATTGAACCACAGTGAACATCCTGTCAAGCTTCAAGCAAAGACAACTGTCGGGCTATGCAGGAGTGCACATCATGTGAATCAACGCAAAATTCAACACAGTGTAGCTTCATATGATGACACTAGAGAGGACCCGACTTACGAGAAAACTTTACCAGATCACCTTTTAGACCTATTCCAGAGAAGTTCTAAGCACTTGAATGACgagcaaaaacaaaaattatttgacTTATTGATAGTTTACAAAGATGTATTTTCTATCTCCTCGGATGATCTTGGTTGTACAAgaattataaaacataaaatagaAACGGGAAATGAGAAACCTGTAAGGCAGCCCCTAAGACGCCAGCCGATAACGAAGAGAACTGTTGAGAGAGAGGAAGTGAAAAAGATGTTAGAAAAGGGAGTTATAGAGCCCTCCACAAGTGCTTGGGCATCAAATCTAGTGTTGGTGACAAAACCTAATGGAACAACCAGAGCATGTGTTGACTACAGGACACTAAATACAAAGACAACCAGATATGCATACGCACTGCCTCGTATAACGAATGTCTAG